Part of the Defluviitalea raffinosedens genome, TTATCTGCCGCGACTTCCAAATAAGGTAAAAATTCTTCACAAAAGGCATGGAGCTCTTCCTGGCTATTCGTATCAAGAAAAATTGTCTGGCAGGAACTGCAAAGGAGTTGCCTTGTGGAAATAATATGCTCTGCCAGAGCTGTAAGTTCCTTTTCTTTGTCCTCGTATCCAGATATATATGCAAAGCCCAACTTATGACCCCACTCAATAAGCTTACATCCTACCGGCGCGAATTGCCGCACTGCAGATATTGCAGCATCACCACCCCAAACAACAATTCCGTCAGCCATCTCTGCCATTTTTTTAATGGCATGAAGATCGCTTGAGGGCGTATCAAATATGTATACAAAGTCTGAAATATCAGGTTCAATTTCTATCAGTTTCTTAATGATTTTAATAGATAAGCCTTTATCCGCTTGAGGCAATTTCAAAATGTTTACATTTCCTGTGATCAAGCCCTCAGCAACACTAAATACCGGCAAACCGTCAATATTTCCTGCGGCAATATGAAGTAAAGTTCCCAATGGCATTGGGCGAATCCACAGTTTCTTTTGGTTAAAAGGCGGGTCTGTCTTTTGTATATCAAAATAGTGCTCACCAAGTTCTGTCTTTACTTTATATTCTATATTCTCCCGTTTAAGTGACATAAGAATGATATCAATATGCTTTTCTATCCCTTCAATATTCAGTTGGGATATTAGAGCATCAAATTCGCCTTCAGCAATGGATTGACCAAGCTTTTCCAATGCAACGATTACTTTTTCCGGGTTAAGCATTTTTGTCCTGCGGGTTTTGTTTATTTCATCTTCAAGTTGATTAAGGATAATTTCTTGATCCTTTGAGTGATATAAATCACCTTTAAAAAGAATCATAGTTTCACTTCCTTTATCAGTTCTTCCGCACCGGCTGCACAGGTTTTTATATCTTTTAGTCCAATGCGTCCAACGATTTCAAGATAAGGTGACAATATACCGCATCCGCATTCTTCACCATCATAAAGAATACCCAGATCATCGGTTACTACACTTAATATAGGTGTTGCTTTAATCATCGGAGTTATCAAATTGACCAGGCCGATTTTTCCATTTTCTACAGGTTCCAGTGATTCAACATCTCTTATGATGACCCTGCTATATGCAGGTACGTGAAAATGATGGTTAATACAGTCGCAGTATAATATCGGGTGCTCAACCGCACCGAAAAACTCAATAAT contains:
- a CDS encoding acyl-CoA reductase; the protein is MILFKGDLYHSKDQEIILNQLEDEINKTRRTKMLNPEKVIVALEKLGQSIAEGEFDALISQLNIEGIEKHIDIILMSLKRENIEYKVKTELGEHYFDIQKTDPPFNQKKLWIRPMPLGTLLHIAAGNIDGLPVFSVAEGLITGNVNILKLPQADKGLSIKIIKKLIEIEPDISDFVYIFDTPSSDLHAIKKMAEMADGIVVWGGDAAISAVRQFAPVGCKLIEWGHKLGFAYISGYEDKEKELTALAEHIISTRQLLCSSCQTIFLDTNSQEELHAFCEEFLPYLEVAADKYPFQSIDVIAERTLQKYYEKLDNIISGSAIRNDRVYKGKHCSLTICPDKNLELSDMFGNCLVKGLPRSELFSTLRKHKGYLQTAGLICQRERREELTDLLARSGVVRIMRAGDMSSAFCGEAHDGEYALRRYTRIVNIQ